A window of the Brassica napus cultivar Da-Ae chromosome A2, Da-Ae, whole genome shotgun sequence genome harbors these coding sequences:
- the LOC106380775 gene encoding B3 domain-containing protein At5g18000: MVRNGGFGQIMEEGDSPGFFKILRREDLSSQLIRMIPHDIIRSISDDSSSFKMVLKVPWGSSWTVKISKNPSFHYMEDDGWNQFVNNNALGENEYLTFTHEGNMRFNVNIYGPDGTEMLEPRESATIASSSGMNKREQRERVYKHVKEEIVSSSESSYYSIKRAQGKKQEPNLGKKKAEESKKNKKSMKKKKKVDNDLEEGTSSLVPEFSITIRKSHLVFLGVPKVFVEMHMAKKTKWFKIRPEGKDSWDVLFLVTDAQSRFSAGWSRLSRELGLVVGDVCTFKLIKPTEMLVKVSRHDDEDDDIEEDDDSDEEEAEDADEDDSDDEDAEDEDDADKSED; the protein is encoded by the exons atGGTGAGAAACGGTGGTTTTGGTCAGATCATGGAAGAAGGTGACAGTCCTGGATTCTTCAAGATCCTTAGAAGGGAAGATCTATCTTCTCAACTCATA AGAATGATTCCTCATGATATCATAAGAAGCATCTCCGACGACTCGTCTTCCTTTAAGATGGTCTTGAAAGTGCCATGGGGAAGCTCATGGACAGTCAAAATCTCCAAGAACCCAAGTTTTCACTACATGGAAGATGATGGATGGAACCAGTTTGTGAACAACAACGCTTTGGGTGAAAACGAGTATCTTACCTTCACTCACGAGGGTAATATGCGCTTTAACGTCAACATCTACGGACCAGATGGTACGGAGATGCTTGAACCAAGAGAATCTGCAACCATTGCTTCAAGTTCCG GTATGAACAAGAGAGAACAAAGGGAAAGAGTATACAAACATGTGAAGGAGGAGATAGTGTCTTCCTCTGAGTCTAGCTATTATTCTATCAAAAGAGCTCAAGGGAAGAAACAGGAGCCTAACTTGGGAAAGAAGAAAGCTGAAGAatccaaaaaaaacaagaagagtatgaagaaaaagaagaaggtggATAATGATTTAGAAGAAGGCACTTCATCACTTGTTCCAGAGTTCAGTATCACCATAAGGAAATCACACCTTGTGTTCTTG GGAGTTCCAAAGGTGTTTGTGGAGATGCATATGGCAAAGAAGACAAAGTGGTTCAAGATTCGTCCGGAAGGGAAAGATTCATGggatgttttgtttttggtcaCTGATGCACAGTCAAGATTCTCTGCTGGATGGTCTCGTTTGTCCAGAGAGTTAGGTTTAGTGGTTGGAGACGTCTGCACGTTCAAGCTCATTAAACCTACCGAGATGCTTGTCAAAGTCTCAAgacatgatgatgaagatgatgatattgaggaagatgatgatagtgatgaagaa